The following proteins come from a genomic window of Nostoc sp. ATCC 53789:
- the argJ gene encoding bifunctional glutamate N-acetyltransferase/amino-acid acetyltransferase ArgJ translates to MVLTISSAPQGFSAFITNLGIRDTTDDFVFIKSSVPCVADGVFTQSLFAGPSVTISRDNLKDSQVQGIVVISKNANVANGAVGIADAQEVLELVATETGIAAHNMVIASTGVIGRRYPIEKIRAGLLGLGKKLTPADFNAAARGIMTTDTVSKLATRQIGNAKLVGIAKGVGMIEPNMATLLTFFFTDAAISANSLRSIFRSTIDKTFNCLSVDTDTSTSDSAVILANGIAGEVSEADFASALQEVAQELVLKIARDAEGATKIIEVTVDSAINYVQAKKVAKAIVNSPLVKTAVYGADPNWGRVAMAIGKCENEQQINPERVVISFDDVKVYPSSLTNENLEQLRQIMSKDKVDIHVSLNIGEASATVWGCDLSEGYIEINGKYST, encoded by the coding sequence ATGGTATTAACTATATCTTCCGCACCCCAAGGTTTTAGTGCATTTATTACTAATTTAGGAATACGCGATACAACTGATGATTTTGTATTTATTAAATCATCAGTTCCTTGTGTTGCTGATGGAGTCTTCACTCAAAGTCTTTTCGCCGGGCCAAGCGTTACTATTAGCCGCGACAACTTAAAAGATTCACAAGTACAAGGAATTGTCGTTATATCTAAAAATGCAAATGTCGCTAATGGTGCTGTTGGCATTGCTGATGCCCAAGAAGTTTTAGAATTGGTTGCAACGGAAACTGGAATTGCTGCACATAATATGGTGATAGCTTCTACAGGCGTAATTGGCAGGCGTTACCCAATTGAAAAAATTCGAGCAGGTTTATTAGGATTGGGGAAAAAATTGACTCCTGCTGATTTTAATGCCGCAGCCCGTGGTATTATGACCACCGATACAGTATCAAAACTAGCTACACGACAAATAGGAAATGCCAAGCTGGTAGGAATTGCCAAAGGTGTTGGCATGATTGAGCCTAATATGGCTACTCTCTTAACTTTCTTTTTTACTGATGCGGCAATTTCTGCAAATAGCCTTCGTTCTATTTTTCGCTCTACTATAGATAAAACCTTTAACTGCTTGAGTGTAGACACTGACACTTCTACTAGTGACTCTGCCGTGATTCTAGCTAATGGAATAGCCGGCGAAGTTTCAGAAGCAGATTTTGCCAGCGCATTGCAAGAAGTTGCACAAGAATTGGTGCTGAAAATTGCCAGAGATGCAGAAGGTGCCACCAAAATTATTGAGGTGACTGTAGATTCAGCTATTAATTATGTACAAGCGAAAAAAGTAGCTAAAGCAATTGTCAATTCACCATTAGTAAAAACCGCCGTCTATGGAGCAGATCCGAATTGGGGACGAGTTGCGATGGCTATAGGTAAATGTGAAAATGAACAGCAGATAAATCCAGAACGAGTTGTTATTAGTTTTGATGACGTGAAAGTTTATCCTAGTAGTTTAACTAATGAAAATCTGGAACAATTGCGGCAAATTATGTCCAAAGACAAAGTAGATATTCATGTTAGCCTCAATATTGGTGAAGCTTCTGCAACTGTATGGGGTTGCGATCTTTCAGAGGGTTATATAGAAATTAATGGTAAATACTCAACTTGA
- a CDS encoding AAA family ATPase, protein MDFDYFRSNEGTPTNNTRQSLLASGWRPFNRELDWGFLWQLLYSDSRELTQKSLNLASNVADILGRNNYAWWANLLNIVSDNTRYEVEKFWNYITPDPQSPDHRYKDVLSTETPIVQFVSRSSIPIDYVLNRLQEITVLRVLGVLGNPDIITQYYSERDFYFPIDRFISWERLDVINTVYAYWAKHDVWLQIDPYDRGRRQYSLMARNLAPLINKATYDLAVMLSGYQSRVGKVHSQFPIRTFPADIQQFTDAVQQAILNQNQLAVVVHGKPGTGKTVWTQAVAKEILVPLGYVIFILDHDAIANFVPPTYIERICIVINEADNLAQNRASEVAQYNNKTEHILSLLDGTLYQSVIDESGIQMQQRLVVLMTCNTTERLDPAMLRKGRVDLIYEFTQLFV, encoded by the coding sequence ATGGATTTTGACTATTTTAGAAGCAATGAAGGCACTCCTACAAATAATACCCGCCAAAGCTTGCTTGCTAGTGGGTGGCGACCCTTTAACCGAGAGTTAGATTGGGGTTTTTTATGGCAACTGTTGTATAGTGACTCCCGCGAATTAACTCAAAAAAGTTTGAATTTAGCGAGTAATGTTGCTGATATTTTGGGGCGAAATAATTATGCTTGGTGGGCTAATTTATTAAATATTGTATCTGACAATACCCGCTACGAAGTTGAAAAATTTTGGAATTACATCACACCAGATCCCCAATCACCAGATCATCGCTACAAAGATGTTTTGAGTACGGAAACACCTATCGTTCAATTTGTCAGTCGTAGTAGCATTCCCATTGATTATGTTCTTAACCGACTGCAAGAAATTACTGTACTGCGAGTTTTGGGTGTGTTGGGTAATCCTGACATTATTACTCAGTATTATTCAGAAAGAGATTTTTATTTTCCTATAGATAGATTTATTAGCTGGGAACGTTTAGATGTGATTAATACTGTTTATGCTTACTGGGCAAAGCATGACGTTTGGTTGCAAATTGATCCCTACGATCGCGGGCGGCGACAATATAGTTTAATGGCGAGAAATCTTGCCCCACTAATTAACAAGGCAACTTACGACTTGGCAGTTATGCTGAGTGGATATCAAAGTCGTGTAGGTAAAGTTCACAGCCAATTTCCCATTCGCACATTTCCGGCAGATATCCAACAGTTTACTGATGCTGTACAGCAAGCGATTCTGAATCAAAACCAGTTAGCGGTTGTTGTACATGGGAAACCAGGTACTGGTAAAACAGTCTGGACACAAGCTGTAGCAAAAGAAATTCTTGTACCTTTAGGGTATGTAATTTTTATTTTAGATCATGATGCGATCGCTAATTTTGTTCCCCCAACTTACATAGAGCGTATTTGTATCGTTATTAACGAAGCTGATAATCTAGCGCAAAACCGCGCTTCTGAGGTAGCGCAATACAATAACAAAACCGAACACATTCTCAGTTTGCTGGATGGTACTTTGTATCAAAGTGTCATTGATGAGTCTGGTATCCAGATGCAGCAACGATTAGTTGTCTTGATGACTTGTAACACTACTGAAAGATTAGATCCAGCCATGTTACGTAAGGGCAGGGTGGATTTAATATATGAGTTTACGCAATTATTTGTTTGA
- a CDS encoding response regulator, giving the protein MYESSNKILVIEDDNVTRDLYLKGLKAKGFDTISADNGLAGIQQAKEYIPDLVICDITMPDMDGYSVLSRLRLDPVTAIIPFIFLTGSSNKADVRKAMELGADDYLTKPSTLDELLRAIAIRLEKQATLQYWCAMKFEKAPKSVFVDNTPSAIAPEEPTIPSKSIFPSIPQLKEVFDFIEAHYHQGITLCDVAVAVGYSPAYLTNRVSRQTGETVNCWIVKRRMAGARFLLQNNNQTIEKIAKALGYQDVSHFSRQFRQHHGLPPQAWRKQHQLVSQKQVKLW; this is encoded by the coding sequence ATGTACGAATCGTCAAATAAAATTCTCGTCATTGAAGATGATAATGTTACCCGCGATCTTTATTTAAAAGGTCTTAAGGCTAAAGGTTTTGATACAATCAGTGCTGACAACGGCCTTGCTGGTATTCAACAAGCAAAAGAGTATATACCCGACTTAGTTATTTGCGATATCACGATGCCCGATATGGATGGTTATAGCGTTTTAAGTAGGCTACGCCTAGATCCTGTTACTGCAATTATTCCTTTTATTTTTCTGACTGGGAGTAGTAACAAAGCAGATGTTCGCAAAGCTATGGAATTGGGAGCAGATGATTATCTTACCAAACCCTCGACACTAGACGAATTGCTCAGAGCGATCGCTATCCGACTAGAAAAGCAAGCTACTCTGCAATACTGGTGCGCTATGAAATTTGAGAAAGCTCCAAAATCAGTATTTGTAGATAATACTCCAAGTGCGATCGCACCTGAAGAACCCACAATCCCTTCTAAGTCAATCTTTCCCAGCATTCCTCAATTAAAAGAAGTTTTCGACTTTATCGAAGCCCATTATCATCAAGGAATTACTTTGTGTGATGTGGCTGTTGCTGTTGGTTACTCACCTGCTTACTTAACTAACCGAGTCTCAAGGCAAACAGGAGAGACTGTAAACTGCTGGATTGTCAAACGCCGAATGGCAGGCGCTCGTTTTTTACTCCAAAATAATAATCAGACAATCGAGAAGATTGCCAAAGCATTAGGTTATCAAGATGTGTCTCATTTTTCTCGTCAGTTTCGCCAACATCACGGTTTACCTCCCCAAGCTTGGCGCAAACAGCATCAGCTTGTATCCCAAAAACAGGTGAAACTATGGTGA
- a CDS encoding scytonemin biosynthesis sensor histidine kinase, protein MNSGDYRLAKSNTQWPLQPEIEMKFAHFLINQAVDAAFCLGENAQFLYVNDATCQMTEYSREELLSMRLQDIDVDFSLHNWSNINSEGSLTFKSRYRTKRGRIFLVEISINYVKQQDIEFGCAFVREISDEIVELSVQKWTDELRDAKDNLQQEFSQLKSKEIELQASLSLLRSTLESTAIGIVAVNSEGDILSLNQKFVDMWQIPESLILSKKCPRCKAFFENQLKDPQAFNRLIWEVSSHSDFESYDILELKDGRVFAHYSKPHLLDGKIIGRVWSIWDITESKQTEEALRLNAVRFRTLAETTDTSTFLIQGTRLCYINPAVEQLTGYTKEELLTGFDIRRLIKSKRRRQVRKQSEATNFEYQEMNILTKSGTERWLACAVVMLDGVLDFGGKPVEMIAGIDITDYKYAELGLNQALEQAKQLSELRARFLSMVCHQFRTPLNIVSFSNSLLKEEVDKRTQKKIQPLLDHIQKATEQLGQMLDDILFFSKAEAAKINYEPKPLELVDFCKDLVAEMQMSISKVPINFVTQENSLTACIDKKLLEPILKNLLDNAIKYSPSGMTIDLRLSCENEQLIFQVEDRGIGISALDQQRIFEPFYRGTNIDHIPGTGLGLSILKTLVDLHHGQVSVESQLGVGTTFTVTLALIKSEFSSSEL, encoded by the coding sequence ATGAATTCTGGCGATTATAGATTAGCTAAATCAAACACTCAATGGCCACTACAGCCAGAAATAGAAATGAAGTTTGCTCACTTTCTAATAAATCAAGCTGTAGATGCTGCCTTTTGTTTAGGAGAAAATGCACAGTTTCTCTACGTCAACGATGCCACTTGCCAGATGACTGAATATTCCCGTGAGGAATTACTTTCCATGAGGTTGCAAGATATAGACGTAGATTTTTCTCTACATAACTGGTCAAATATTAACTCAGAAGGTTCTCTTACCTTTAAATCTCGCTACCGCACAAAACGAGGGCGGATCTTTCTGGTAGAAATATCCATTAACTATGTAAAACAACAAGATATAGAATTTGGCTGTGCTTTTGTTCGAGAAATAAGTGATGAAATAGTAGAATTGAGCGTGCAAAAGTGGACTGATGAATTAAGGGATGCCAAAGACAATTTACAGCAGGAATTTTCTCAACTAAAATCAAAAGAAATAGAACTACAAGCATCTCTTTCTTTGCTTCGTTCTACTCTCGAATCTACTGCCATTGGTATTGTTGCAGTTAACTCTGAGGGAGATATTCTGAGCTTGAATCAGAAATTTGTGGATATGTGGCAGATCCCGGAGTCCCTAATATTATCTAAGAAATGTCCTCGATGCAAAGCCTTTTTTGAGAATCAACTTAAAGATCCACAAGCCTTTAATCGACTAATTTGGGAAGTGTCTAGCCACTCTGATTTTGAGAGCTACGATATTCTGGAATTGAAAGATGGGAGAGTTTTTGCACACTACTCAAAACCTCACTTGTTGGATGGCAAAATTATTGGTAGAGTCTGGAGTATTTGGGACATTACTGAATCGAAACAGACTGAAGAGGCATTGCGGCTAAACGCAGTTAGATTTCGGACTTTAGCCGAAACAACAGATACCAGCACTTTTCTAATTCAAGGTACGCGGCTTTGCTACATAAATCCAGCAGTAGAGCAACTGACTGGTTACACAAAAGAGGAACTGTTAACGGGTTTTGATATTCGCCGACTGATTAAAAGCAAAAGACGCAGGCAGGTACGTAAGCAGAGTGAAGCAACTAACTTTGAATACCAGGAGATGAATATTCTGACAAAAAGCGGTACAGAGCGATGGCTAGCTTGTGCGGTTGTAATGCTGGATGGAGTGCTAGATTTTGGTGGGAAACCAGTAGAAATGATTGCAGGCATTGATATTACCGATTACAAATATGCAGAATTAGGTCTTAACCAAGCTTTAGAACAAGCAAAACAACTTAGCGAACTTAGAGCGCGTTTTCTTTCTATGGTTTGCCATCAATTCCGTACACCGTTGAATATTGTTTCATTTTCTAATAGTTTATTAAAGGAAGAAGTAGACAAACGTACACAGAAGAAAATCCAACCACTGCTGGATCACATTCAAAAAGCTACAGAACAACTTGGTCAGATGTTGGATGATATTTTATTTTTCTCTAAGGCAGAAGCAGCAAAAATAAACTATGAGCCAAAGCCACTTGAGTTAGTTGATTTCTGTAAGGACTTAGTTGCAGAAATGCAGATGAGCATTAGTAAAGTTCCGATTAATTTTGTCACTCAAGAAAATTCTCTAACAGCCTGCATAGACAAAAAACTGTTAGAGCCGATTTTGAAAAATTTGCTCGATAATGCAATAAAATATTCTCCCTCCGGTATGACAATTGATTTGAGACTTTCTTGCGAAAATGAGCAATTAATTTTCCAGGTTGAAGATAGAGGTATTGGTATTTCAGCACTAGATCAACAACGAATATTTGAACCATTTTACCGTGGAACTAACATCGATCACATACCTGGCACTGGACTAGGACTGTCAATTCTTAAAACCTTGGTAGACTTACATCATGGTCAAGTATCTGTGGAAAGTCAACTAGGTGTGGGCACTACGTTTACTGTGACGTTGGCATTAATCAAGTCAGAGTTTAGTAGTTCCGAGTTATGA
- the scyA gene encoding scytonemin biosynthesis protein ScyA (ScyA, a thiamin diphosphate-dependent enzyme, performs an acyloin condensation during scytonemin biosythesis. It joins a molecule of indole-3-pyruvate to one of para-hydroxyphenylpyruvic acid.) — protein MSQSYTGSNSPLITTEPYKEFPANRYVESSRQLDESENNGGTQPFLDDETPATLSVADAIAQMLVNLGVSYAFGVAGGAMASLWGALSNSSIEVLNFRHEAGAAFAATEAYFANNRPTVVFTTAGPGITNALTGLFAARGEGAKVILLSACTSAPQRGRWAIQETSTYTLPSGGIFTPGALFNYAITIESAGQLPQIFRKLALAMAQPGGFVAHLSIPTAVQTSLVEDVALPQLDVTPFPMTASKEAIAKSVELLSSGPFAIWVGFGARDAAEEILELAEKTGAAVMCSPRGKGIFPEDHPQFVGVTGLGGHASVLTYMEQQPPLRTLVLGTRLGEPTSFWSSALVPKEGFIHVDIDPEVPGVAYPHVETFAVRSDIKAFVEELLEQLPDAPRSTTLSLPHPERKAIEPAPDVDYPVRPEVLMAAIQKIIVEGSDAVVMAECGNSFTWSTHLLQFTETNRYRVSTGVGAMGHAVTGVLGAALANNSKAVGIVGDGAMLMNNEISTAVKYKIPAIWIVLNDARYNMCHQGMKILGLKGADATLPPTNFAMIARGMGAEAIVVVRESDIEAALEQAIASSVPFLIDVVIDADRPAPSGGRNKSLAAQGIKSTAKNGAKQVSFPMV, from the coding sequence ATGAGTCAAAGCTATACTGGTTCCAACTCTCCTCTCATCACTACTGAGCCATACAAAGAATTTCCAGCAAATAGATATGTAGAATCTTCTCGTCAGCTTGATGAATCGGAGAATAACGGGGGAACTCAGCCTTTTTTAGATGATGAAACACCAGCAACGCTCTCAGTTGCCGATGCGATCGCTCAGATGTTGGTAAATTTGGGAGTAAGCTACGCTTTTGGTGTCGCTGGTGGCGCGATGGCCAGCCTTTGGGGTGCGCTATCAAATAGCAGTATCGAGGTATTGAACTTCCGCCATGAAGCGGGAGCAGCCTTTGCAGCCACCGAAGCTTACTTTGCCAATAATCGCCCCACTGTAGTTTTTACCACAGCCGGGCCGGGGATCACTAACGCGCTGACCGGATTATTTGCGGCTCGTGGTGAAGGTGCAAAGGTAATTTTGCTATCAGCTTGCACCTCTGCACCGCAGCGTGGACGTTGGGCAATTCAAGAAACCAGCACTTATACATTGCCCAGTGGGGGAATTTTTACGCCAGGAGCGCTATTCAACTATGCAATCACTATTGAATCTGCGGGTCAACTACCGCAGATTTTCCGCAAACTTGCTTTAGCTATGGCGCAACCGGGTGGATTTGTTGCCCATTTGAGTATTCCCACCGCAGTGCAGACAAGTTTAGTTGAGGATGTAGCATTACCCCAACTAGATGTTACTCCATTTCCGATGACTGCTTCCAAAGAAGCGATCGCTAAATCTGTAGAGTTATTATCATCTGGCCCCTTTGCTATCTGGGTTGGTTTCGGTGCGCGTGACGCAGCAGAGGAAATTCTTGAACTCGCTGAAAAAACGGGAGCAGCCGTTATGTGTTCCCCCCGTGGTAAAGGTATCTTCCCTGAAGATCATCCCCAGTTTGTGGGTGTCACAGGTTTAGGCGGTCATGCTTCCGTCTTAACTTATATGGAACAACAACCTCCACTACGCACACTCGTATTAGGAACCCGCCTTGGCGAACCGACTTCCTTCTGGAGTTCGGCGCTAGTTCCAAAAGAAGGTTTCATCCATGTAGATATTGACCCAGAAGTGCCGGGTGTAGCCTATCCCCACGTTGAAACTTTCGCAGTTCGCTCTGATATCAAAGCTTTTGTGGAAGAATTATTGGAGCAATTACCAGATGCTCCTCGTTCCACAACTTTGTCGCTACCTCATCCAGAACGCAAAGCAATTGAACCTGCACCAGACGTAGATTATCCAGTGCGGCCAGAAGTATTGATGGCAGCAATTCAAAAGATAATTGTTGAAGGTAGCGATGCAGTAGTAATGGCGGAGTGTGGTAACTCATTTACTTGGTCAACCCATCTACTCCAATTTACCGAAACCAATCGTTATCGAGTCAGCACCGGAGTCGGCGCAATGGGTCACGCCGTTACTGGAGTATTGGGTGCAGCGCTGGCAAACAATAGCAAAGCTGTAGGGATTGTCGGCGATGGAGCAATGCTGATGAATAACGAAATCAGCACAGCCGTGAAATACAAAATTCCAGCGATTTGGATTGTTCTCAACGATGCGCGTTATAACATGTGCCATCAAGGGATGAAAATCTTGGGATTAAAGGGCGCAGATGCCACACTTCCACCAACAAACTTCGCCATGATTGCTCGTGGGATGGGAGCAGAAGCGATCGTAGTTGTTAGAGAGTCGGATATTGAAGCGGCATTAGAACAAGCGATCGCATCATCTGTTCCCTTTCTCATTGATGTCGTAATTGACGCTGATCGCCCAGCACCTTCTGGTGGACGTAATAAGAGTTTAGCAGCACAAGGAATTAAATCAACAGCTAAAAATGGAGCCAAGCAAGTTTCATTTCCAATGGTTTGA
- the scyB gene encoding tryptophan dehydrogenase ScyB, translating into MLLFETVREMGHEQVLFCHGKNPEIKAIIAIHDTTLGPAMGATRLMPYVNEEAALKDALRLSRGMTYKAACANIPAGGGKAVIIANPENKTDDLLRAYGRFVNSLNGRFITGQDVNITPDDVRTISQETNHVVGVSEKSGGPAPITSLGVFLGIKAAVESRWQSKRLDGMKVAVQGLGNVGKNLCRHLHEHDVKLFVSDVDPAKAEEAKRLFGATVVEPTEIYSLDVDIFSPCALGAILNSHTIPFLKAQIIAGAANNQLENEQLHSQMLTKKGILYSPDYVINAGGLINVYNEMIGYDEEKAFKQVHNIYDTLLAIFEIAKEQGVTTNDAAKRLAEDRIKNSKRSKSKAIAA; encoded by the coding sequence ATGCTGCTATTTGAAACTGTTAGAGAAATGGGTCACGAGCAAGTTCTCTTTTGTCATGGTAAAAATCCCGAAATTAAGGCAATTATTGCCATCCATGACACGACCTTGGGCCCAGCAATGGGAGCTACAAGACTCATGCCTTATGTCAACGAAGAAGCTGCTTTAAAAGATGCACTTCGTCTCAGTCGGGGAATGACCTATAAAGCTGCTTGTGCAAACATTCCGGCTGGTGGAGGCAAAGCAGTTATTATTGCTAATCCTGAAAATAAAACAGATGATTTGTTGAGAGCCTACGGACGCTTTGTTAACAGCCTCAATGGGCGTTTTATTACCGGGCAAGATGTCAATATTACCCCTGATGATGTCCGAACAATCAGCCAAGAGACTAACCATGTTGTTGGAGTCTCAGAAAAATCTGGTGGGCCTGCTCCCATCACATCATTAGGAGTTTTTCTAGGAATTAAAGCTGCTGTAGAGTCTCGTTGGCAGAGCAAAAGACTTGATGGCATGAAAGTTGCAGTTCAAGGCTTAGGTAATGTCGGCAAAAATCTTTGTCGCCACTTACATGAGCATGATGTCAAGCTTTTTGTTAGCGATGTAGATCCAGCAAAAGCGGAAGAAGCAAAACGGCTTTTTGGCGCAACTGTTGTAGAACCAACTGAAATTTACTCTCTTGATGTAGATATCTTTTCTCCTTGCGCTCTTGGAGCAATTCTTAACAGTCATACAATTCCTTTTCTCAAAGCTCAGATTATTGCCGGTGCAGCTAATAATCAATTGGAGAATGAGCAATTACATAGTCAAATGCTTACCAAAAAAGGTATTCTCTATAGCCCTGATTATGTAATTAATGCTGGAGGACTAATCAACGTTTACAACGAAATGATTGGTTATGACGAAGAAAAAGCTTTCAAACAAGTGCATAACATTTATGACACGCTGTTAGCAATTTTTGAGATTGCTAAAGAACAAGGAGTTACTACCAACGATGCGGCTAAACGATTAGCAGAAGACCGCATCAAGAATAGTAAGCGCAGTAAGTCTAAAGCGATCGCAGCTTAA
- the scyC gene encoding scytonemin biosynthesis cyclase/decarboxylase ScyC (ScyC, an enzyme in the biosynthesis pathway for the cyanobacterial natural sunscreen scytonemin, performs a cyclization and decarboxylation on the compound ScyA produces.) translates to MEKNTFATSAYIATSPESAFEYLCSLKNLDEWTLYSRMKEQIDEDTWLGTASGYHKNLYYHVKKLQNPLFYGIEWHCGLEYQKYFQVYPVLLFPTDYIEPGTDEKGVYFHWLSFVDPKRQTQMIMQGIHTVHTSECRSLKGNLERKAGLTSAAKGSHFIDTDTIYVDAPIEIGIEYLKDLQNIDEWAHLLRPNGDITSESGEFKDEYDQNIKVSVRVHSLSKYYLLEQEYFYPEYEYYQRSVALLIPTAYAFADPEASGFILHRITFWKTDGTVSHGKLQIEDFGAESMNIKRLLEAKAGNLKSFDRGMSYLPKIQESLVTN, encoded by the coding sequence GTGGAAAAAAATACTTTTGCAACATCAGCTTACATTGCTACTTCACCAGAGAGTGCATTTGAATATCTTTGTAGTTTAAAGAACTTGGATGAATGGACTCTTTATAGCCGGATGAAAGAGCAAATTGATGAAGATACCTGGCTCGGAACTGCATCGGGTTATCACAAAAATCTCTATTATCACGTTAAAAAACTCCAAAATCCGCTTTTTTATGGCATTGAATGGCACTGTGGATTAGAGTACCAAAAATATTTTCAAGTTTATCCTGTTTTGCTGTTTCCCACTGACTACATTGAGCCAGGGACAGATGAAAAAGGCGTGTACTTTCACTGGTTGAGCTTTGTCGATCCAAAACGGCAGACTCAGATGATTATGCAGGGTATTCATACAGTACATACTTCTGAATGTCGTTCTCTCAAAGGTAATTTGGAACGCAAAGCTGGTCTGACCTCAGCAGCTAAGGGAAGCCACTTTATCGATACTGACACCATTTATGTTGATGCCCCAATTGAAATCGGTATTGAATACTTAAAAGACTTACAAAACATAGATGAGTGGGCGCATCTGTTACGCCCCAATGGTGATATTACTTCTGAATCAGGTGAATTCAAAGATGAATATGACCAGAATATAAAAGTTTCCGTGAGAGTTCATTCTTTGAGTAAATACTACTTACTTGAACAAGAATACTTTTATCCAGAATACGAATATTATCAGCGTTCTGTAGCGTTACTTATCCCAACCGCTTATGCTTTCGCTGACCCCGAAGCTTCTGGCTTCATCCTGCATCGAATCACATTTTGGAAAACAGATGGAACTGTTAGCCACGGCAAACTTCAAATTGAAGACTTTGGCGCTGAGAGCATGAACATCAAACGCTTACTCGAAGCCAAAGCTGGCAACCTCAAATCATTTGATCGAGGAATGAGCTATCTGCCAAAAATCCAAGAATCCCTAGTTACCAACTAA
- a CDS encoding ScyD/ScyE family protein, with protein MKLKPLTITILTFCVAAFSGMKAASAASFSVIADGLYNAGGLSFSPDGNLYVTEAGIGGSGACVPPASGQGDSLCYGTSGAVTKIENGKTERILTGLPSLALPDGTGGAGPRDIKFDATGKPYVLIGYAANPAFRDRNLGYTDLGKIIAPDFKTNSWTSVADLANYELANNPDGGEVGSNPLGFVIDGNKLVAVDAGANNLLSVNTDGRNLQAITTFSEDILANPVFPPSGSPSNEPSQVPSQSEEVQAQFATQAVPSNVAKGPDGAYYVSQFTGFPFPEGGAKIYRVGADGLPTVFADGFTQLTDLEFDTEGNLYALQYANQSAWKGDFDGSVIKIAADGTRTTLLSGNGLESPSALTIGSDGAVYVTNQGDRPGFGQVLKIENTKSIPEPDSTLGVLAIAALGVGWLHKKRIPTSPNTVRLKGKGEREKVLNTSFPLYPLPFTQTTRKVKNAYPNRIATPPINLN; from the coding sequence ATGAAACTGAAGCCACTTACCATTACTATCCTCACCTTTTGTGTTGCCGCTTTTTCTGGAATGAAAGCTGCGTCAGCTGCATCCTTTTCAGTAATCGCCGACGGTCTATATAATGCCGGCGGTCTGAGCTTTAGTCCTGATGGTAATCTCTATGTTACAGAGGCGGGAATAGGGGGAAGTGGCGCTTGCGTTCCACCAGCAAGTGGTCAAGGCGATTCTCTATGCTATGGCACAAGTGGAGCAGTTACCAAAATTGAGAATGGTAAAACCGAACGCATACTTACAGGACTTCCTTCTTTAGCATTACCAGATGGCACTGGAGGCGCAGGGCCTCGTGATATTAAATTTGATGCTACAGGTAAACCTTATGTTCTGATTGGGTATGCGGCTAATCCGGCTTTTCGCGATCGCAATTTAGGTTACACTGACCTCGGCAAAATCATCGCTCCCGATTTTAAAACCAATTCCTGGACGAGTGTTGCCGATTTAGCTAACTATGAACTCGCCAACAATCCCGATGGTGGTGAAGTCGGTAGCAATCCCTTGGGTTTTGTCATAGATGGCAATAAGTTAGTTGCAGTTGATGCAGGTGCAAACAACTTACTCAGCGTTAATACTGACGGTAGAAATTTGCAAGCTATTACCACATTCTCTGAAGACATATTAGCTAATCCCGTCTTCCCACCTTCCGGTTCCCCGTCTAATGAACCGTCGCAAGTGCCATCTCAAAGTGAAGAGGTGCAAGCGCAGTTTGCAACCCAAGCAGTACCTTCAAACGTGGCAAAAGGCCCCGATGGTGCTTATTACGTCAGCCAATTTACAGGTTTTCCCTTCCCTGAAGGTGGGGCAAAAATTTATCGAGTTGGTGCTGATGGTTTACCAACAGTCTTCGCCGATGGTTTTACCCAACTCACCGACTTGGAATTTGATACTGAAGGCAATTTATATGCTTTGCAGTACGCCAATCAGTCGGCTTGGAAGGGTGATTTTGATGGTTCTGTCATCAAAATAGCTGCCGATGGCACTCGCACAACTCTGCTGAGTGGCAATGGATTAGAGTCACCTAGCGCCTTGACTATTGGTTCGGATGGTGCGGTATACGTTACAAACCAAGGCGATCGCCCTGGATTTGGACAAGTTCTCAAAATTGAGAATACCAAATCTATCCCTGAACCTGATTCTACTTTAGGCGTATTAGCGATCGCAGCCTTGGGCGTTGGTTGGTTGCACAAGAAGAGAATCCCCACATCTCCCAATACGGTTCGGTTAAAGGGGAAAGGGGAAAGGGAAAAGGTTTTGAATACATCCTTTCCCCTTTACCCCTTACCCTTTACCCAGACCACAAGGAAAGTGAAAAATGCTTATCCGAACCGTATTGCCACACCTCCCATAAATCTCAACTAA